A genomic region of Pseudorca crassidens isolate mPseCra1 chromosome 10, mPseCra1.hap1, whole genome shotgun sequence contains the following coding sequences:
- the SLC41A3 gene encoding solute carrier family 41 member 3 isoform X2, translating into MTLASRLSTAANTGQIDGPREQHRVISSNLALIQVQAAVMGLLAAVAALLLGAASGQELDAAEAEVLCASSVITAFLAACTLGTLMVCIVIGARKLGVNPDNIATPIAASLGDLITLSILAFVSSFFHKHRDSRYLTPLVCIGFTALTPLCILIAKQNPPVVKILKFGWFPIVLAMLVSSFGGLILNKTISKQQFRGMAVFAPIICGVGGNLVAIQTSRISTYLHLWSTPGVLPLWMKKRWPNPRSTFCSSEINSTSARVLLFLVVPGHLIFFSIIYLVEGQSVPNDKTFVGLYLLAGLVQVTILLYLAEATVRLTWNRALDPDDHCIPYLTGLGDLLGTGLLALCFLAHWLLRSETALDGTPEPASGPS; encoded by the exons GCCAACACTGGACAGATCGATGGCCCCCGGGAGCAGCACCGAGTCATCAGCAGTAACCTCGCCCTCATCCAG GTGCAGGCCGCCGTCATGGGGCTCCTGGCCGCCGTGGCGGCCCTGCTCCTGGGCGCGGCGTCAGGGCAGGAGCTGGACGCGGCGGAGGCGGAGGTGCTGTGCGCCAGCAGCGTCATCACTGCCTTCCTGGCGGCCTGCACCCTGG GGACGTTGATGGTCTGCATAGTGATCGGCGCTCGAAAGCTCGGGGTCAACCCGGACAACATTGCGACGCCCATCGCGGCCAGCCTGGGAGACCTCATCACCTTGTCCATCCTGGCTTTCGTCAGCAGCTTCTTCCACAAACACAGAG ACAGTCGCTATCTGACGCCGCTGGTCTGCATCGGCTTCACGGCCCTGACCCCCCTGTGCATCCTCATCGCCAAGCAGAACCCGCCCGTCGTGAAGATCTTGAAGTTCGGGTGGTTCCCCATCGTCCTGGCGATGCTCGTCAGCAG TTTCGGGGGGCTCATCTTGAACAAGACCATCTCCAAGCAGCAGTTCCGAGGCATGGCCGTATTTGCCCCCATCATTTGTG GTGTTGGTGGCAACCTGGTGGCCATTCAGACCAGCCGGATCTCCACGTACCTGCACCTGTGGAGCACACCTGGGGTCCTGCCCCTCTGGATGAAAAAACGCTGGCCTAACCCCCGCTCCACGTTCTGCAGCTCAG AAATCAACTCCACGTCGGCCCGCGTCCTGCTCTTCCTGGTGGTTCCAGGCCACCTGATCTTCTTCTCCATCATCTACCTGGTGGAAGGCCAGTCAGTCCCAAACGACAAAACCTTCGTGGGGCTCTACCTGCTGGCGGGCCTGGTCCAG GTGACGATCCTGCTGTACCTGGCGGAAGCGACGGTTCGGCTGACGTGGAACCGGGCCCTGGACCCGGATGACCACTGCATCCCCTACCTCACGGGGCTGGGGGACCTCCTCGGGACCGGCCTCCTGGCACTCTGCTTCCTCGCCCACTGGCTACTGAGGAGTGAAACGGCGCTGGATGGCACCCCAGAACCAGCATCTGGACCTTCCTAA